The Saccharothrix violaceirubra genome segment GGTGGTGGTGGTCGACGACGAAGTCGAAGAAGAGGTCGAAGAAGAGGTCGTGGTCGTCGTGGTGGTCGGGGACGACGACGAAGAGGACGACGGCGGCGGCGGGTTCGAGGGCGCCGGGGGGTTCGACGGCGCGGGCGGCGTGTAATCGTCGTCGCCGTAGTCCTCGTCCGACCCCGGCGGCAGGTCGGGCAGCGGCGTCACGCCGCCCGCGTACGCGTCGGCCCAGTACAGGACGTTGGCCACGTACTCGTTGGAGTGGTTGTAGCGGAAGACCGCCCTGGCCCGCCCCTCGGGCGTGCCCAGGTCCCCGTCGTAGGCGCAGAGGTAGTTGCCCGCGCCGACCGTGGCGTCGTAGATGTTGTTGGGGTTGCTCTCGCCGTCGTTGTTGCCGTCGGCGGCGTAGCCGGCCCAGGTGGAGGGGATGAACTGCATCGGCCCTACCGCGCGGTCCCACACCGAGTCGTAGTCGAACTTGCCGCCGTCGGTGTCGGGGATGGCGGCCATCCCGGGGCCGCCGTTGAGCACCGGCCCCAGGATCGGTCTGGCCGTGTTGCCCTTGAGGTCCACGGTGCCGCCGTGCGCGTGGCCGGACTCGATGTGCCCGATGCCCGCGAGCAGCGACCAGTGCAGGTTGCAGCGCGGCGTGGTCTCGGCCAGCCGGTCGGCGGCCTTCATGTACGCCCGCAGCATCACACCGGGGATGCCCAGCTCTCCGGACAGGAAGTCCGCGTCACCGGGGAAGAAGTCGTCGCCGAACTCGGACGGGTCGTCGGCGTCGGCGAGCAGCGCGGCGCTCAGCTCGTCGGCCTCGGGCAGCCGGCCGCCCGCGCCGAGCGACCCGGAATCCCGCATGCGCAGGGTGCCCAGCACGTCGCCCGCGCCCGGCGGCAGGGCCTCGACGTCACCGCCGGAGGCCGCGGCCGTGATCCACCCGACGCCACCGGTGGCGCTGAGCAGGGCGGGCACGAGTGCCGCGCACGTGGCGGCGGCGGTCAACCCGCGCTGACGCGGCGTCAACGACCCCGGACGGTGCTTGCGTCCCCGTCGCTTCGGCACAGCCACGAACTCCCACTCCTCGGCACGATCCCCCGTAACGAACCTCGGTCCACCCTGCCCGATCGTTACCCCCGGTGTCACGCGCCGGAAGGCGATTTGTTCGTTAACAGCTACCGAGGACTGTGCCTACTAGCCGTTTTCCACAGTTGACGCGCAGTCGCCGTCGGGCCACCACTGGGCCAACGCGTCCAACGTCTCGTCGCCGAACGGGTTCACGCCCCGCCCCACCGCGAGCGTGTGCGCAAGGTGCACGTGCAGGCATTTCACCCGGTCCGGCATACCGCCGGCCGTGACCTGTGTGCCCAGCGACTCGATCGCGTCCCGCTCGGCCAGGTACGACTCGTGCGCCCGCAGGTACGCCGCGGCCAACTCCTCGTCCACGGCGAGGCGGTCGGTCATCTCCTTCATCAGACCGGCGCCCTCCAACCGGCTGACCAACGAGGTCAGCCGGGAGCACGTCAGGTAGTACAGGGTCGGGAACGGGGTCCCGTCCTCCAGCCTGGGGCTCGTCAGCACCACCGCCGGGTGCCCGCCGGGACACCGCGCCGCCACCGCGCGCATGCCGCGCGGCGTCCGCCCGAGCTGTGCCGCCACCGCGAGCCGGTCGGCCTCGCTCACCGTCATTTCGCCGCCACCGAGTTCCACAACTGCTCGTACCACGCCTTGTCCTTCGCCGGCCCCGCGGCCGGTTTCCGGTCCTCCGGAGTCCGATTCTCGTCGCCGGGCAACTGCACGACGTAGGGGGTCTCGCCGGGCCGCACGTAGTGCAGCCGCTGCCGCGCCTCGATCTCCCGCCGGGCCGGGTCGGCGAGCTGTTCCTTGCGGTCGGCCAACCGGTCGACCTCGGCGCGCAACGCGTCCTGCTCGGCCGTGGCCTCGCGGAGTTCCTCGCGCTGCGCCAGGTAGGTCCGCAACGGGACGGCGATGCTCAACGCCAGGGCGCAGACCACCATGGCCAGCAACGCGGCCCGCCGGGTGCCCGTCATGCCGAACGCGCCACCGGTGCCCGCGCCCGCCCGCGTCCGCGCCCGGGACTGGGGCCGCCGGTTCGCGGCCCGCGCCGACTCGCGCCGCGCCTTGGCCTTGTCCCGAGCGCTCTTCGCACCGGAAGGCTTCGTACCGGACGACTTCCCGGTCCCGAGCACACCCCGGCTCTTGCCCTCGGGCGCCTTGTCCCGACCACCGCGACCGGTCCCGCCGGCCGGCGTCTTGGTCGTACCGCCCGTCACACCGCGACCGGTCTTGCCGCCGGAGATCCTGTCCCCGCCGGCTGGACCGCCGCGTGCCGCCTTGTCGCGTGCCGCCTTGTCGCGGGACGTCTTGTCCGAATCGCCCGCACGACCGGACCGTGCCCGGGACGAGCCCGCACGTCCGGTGCCGCGGCCTTTCGACCGGCCGTCCCCCCGACCCTCGCCCACGTCGCTGCTCCCACGGTCGGCCCTGGACCGACCAGCGTCCGCGTGATCGGCATCCCGGCGGTCGCCCGGCCCGCACCGGGCCGATCGTCCGCCCGACCATTGTCCACGTGATCAGCCGGCCGGGGTCGCCGGTGCCGCTCCCGGCGCGGGCGTGCCGGGAGCGGCCGGTCCGTCAGCCCTCCGGCGTGAACCGGGGGAAGGCCAGGTCGCCGGCGTAACGCGCGGCGTCGCCCAGGGCCTCCTCGATGCGCAGGAGCTGGTTGTACTTCGCGGTCCGCTCGCCACGCGCGGGCGCACCGGTCTTGATCTGGCCGGCGCCGACCGCGACCGCGAGGTCCGCGATCGTGGTGTCCTCGGTCTCGCCGGACCGGTGGGACATCATCGACTTGTAGCCGTAGGAGGTGGCCAGCGACACCGCGTCCAGCGTCTCGGACAGCGTGCCGATCTGGTTGACCTTCACCAGCAGGGCGTTGGCCGCCTTGCGGGAGATGCCCTCCTCCAGGCGCTCGGCGTTGGTGACGAACAGGTCGTCGCCCACGATCTGCACCCGGTCGCCGACCTCGGCGGTGAGCTGGACCCAGCCGTCCCAGTCGTCCTCGGACAGCGGGTCCTCGATCGAGACCAGCGGGTACGCGTCGAGCAGCTCGGCGTAGTAGCGGATCAGGTCCGCCGACGAGCGCTGCTGCTTCTCGAACGTGTACGAGCCGTCCGAGTGGAACTCGGTCGCGGCCACGTCCAGGGCCAGCGCGATGTCGCGGCCCGGCGTGTACCCGGCCTTCTCGATCGCCTGGAGGATCAGGTCGAGCGCGTCGCGGTTGCTGGACAGCGACGGCGCGAACCCGCCCTCGTCGCCCAGACCAGTGCCCAGGCCCTTGCCCTTCAGCACGGACTTGAGCGAGTGGTAGACCTCGGTGCCCCAGCGCAGCGCCTCGCGGAACGAGTCGGCGCCGATGGGCGCGATCATGAACTCCTGGATGTCCACATCGGTGTCGGCGTGCGCGCCGCCGTTGAGGATGTTGAGCATCGGGACCGGCAGGACGTGCGCGTTCGGGCCGCCGACGTAGCGGAACAGCTCCAGACCGCTGCTGGCCGCCGCCGCCTTGGCCACGGCGAGCGACACGCCGAGGATGGCGTTCGCGCCGAGCCGGGACTTGTCCGGCGTGCCGTCCAGGTCGACCAGCTTCTGGTCGACGACGCGCTGCTCGACGGCCTCCAGGCCCACCAGCTCCGGGCCGATCTCGTCGAGCACCGCGGTGACCGCGCGCTCGACGCCCTTGCCGAGGTAGCGCTTGGCGTCGCCGTCGCGGAGTTCGACCGCCTCGTGCTCACCGGTCGAGGCCCCGGACGGCACCGCGGCGCGCTCCAGCGTGCCGTCGTCCAGCGCCACCTCGACCTCGACGGTGGGGTTGCCTCGCGAGTCCAGGATCTCGCGGGCTCCGACCTGCTCGATGACCGCCACGTGCGCTCCCTAGTCAGACCTTCTGCCGGTTACCGGCACGAGCCTAGTCGGCTCGCTTTCCGTCGCGTTCCCGCACCGGCAAGTATCTGTACCGGTTCCGAAGTGATGATCTCTTCGGGGTGATCCGGGCCTCTTCCGGACACCCTCGGGATTCCCCGTGGCGGGTCCTGTCATCCGGTCGGCTGTGGAGGAACAGCGGGGGGCGGAGGTAGCGTTGATCGGACCATGACGGACAGCACCTTCGACGCCTTCCGACAGGCCGAGGCGCTGCTCGCGGAACGCCGCCCGCTGGACGCGTTGCGCGCGCTGAGCGTCGTCCTCGAGGTGGCCGGTGACGAACCCAGCGTGCAACTGCTGGCGGGACGGGCCTACCTGGGCTCGGCCCAGTTCCAGCGCGCCGAGGAGGCGTTCCGCAAGGTCGTCGACCTGGACCCGAGCGACTACTACGCCCGGTTCGCCCTGGGTCGCACGCTCCAGCGGCAGAGCCGGCTCACCGAGGCGCTCGCCCAGTTCCGCATGGCCGCCGCGATGAACCCGACGCCCGAGTACCAGGAGGCGTTGGGCGAGGTCAGCGCACGGCTGGCCGTGGAACGGGACCGCCGACCGGACCGCTGACCCCGATCAGGTGGTCGGCGGCGCCGAGGCCGCCTTGGCGTAGGCGTCGGCGCCGCTGAACACCTTGCGGCCGTACTCGACCGAGTTGTTGTACGTCATCACGGCCTGCCACCAGCCCGCGCCCGTCGACAGGTCCTTGCCCGCGGCGCACAGGTAGTTGGCCGCGGCGAGGGCCGCGTCGTCGATGTTCTGCGGGTCGGGCGGCCGGCCGTCGCCGCTGGCCCGCACCGCGTAGATCGCCCACGTGGTGGGGATGAACTGCATCGGGCCGACGGCCCGGTCCCACCTGCCGTCGCCGTCGAGGACACCGCGGTCGCTGTCCTCGATCGCCCGCACGCCCGGCGAGCCGTCCAACGGGATGCCCACGATCGGGGACGACGGGCGGCCGTCCTCCCCGAGCGCCAGACCGCCGAGCGTGCCGTGGTGGGACTCGACCCGGCCGATCCCGGCCAGGGTCGCCCACGAGATGCGGCAGTCCGGGCTGGTCGCGCGGGTCTTCCGGTCGGCGTCCACGTACGCGCGCAGGGCCCGCGCCGGGATCTCGGTGCGGTCCGCCACGGCGGCGGTCCACTCGGTCGTGGACTCGCCCGACGACGTGGCGGGCGCCGCGGCACCCGGTTCCACGTCCAACGCGGGGATCGCGAAACCCGACGACGGGCGGCGCTCCAGGGCGTCGAGCGCGTACGCCCCGCCCGCGGCGAGCAGCACCAGCGCGGCCACGACGAGGGCGACCCTGACCCACGGCGGGCGGGAGGACGAGGGCGGCGGTACCACGTCCGCCAGGCTACGTGTCGTCGGCGCCCACCGATCGTGAATGACCCGAAAGATTCAGCCGATTTGCCCGAATCCGCAGGTCATGTGACGTGTCC includes the following:
- a CDS encoding lytic transglycosylase domain-containing protein, with the translated sequence MAVPKRRGRKHRPGSLTPRQRGLTAAATCAALVPALLSATGGVGWITAAASGGDVEALPPGAGDVLGTLRMRDSGSLGAGGRLPEADELSAALLADADDPSEFGDDFFPGDADFLSGELGIPGVMLRAYMKAADRLAETTPRCNLHWSLLAGIGHIESGHAHGGTVDLKGNTARPILGPVLNGGPGMAAIPDTDGGKFDYDSVWDRAVGPMQFIPSTWAGYAADGNNDGESNPNNIYDATVGAGNYLCAYDGDLGTPEGRARAVFRYNHSNEYVANVLYWADAYAGGVTPLPDLPPGSDEDYGDDDYTPPAPSNPPAPSNPPPPSSSSSSSPTTTTTTTSSSTSSSTSSSTTTTTTTTTTTTTTTPGCPTTTTPTSTSTTTATASSSTTTTTTTVPSTCVTTTTTATTTTTTTAVAGAPTSSSTITPMKSA
- a CDS encoding DUF501 domain-containing protein, with translation MTVSEADRLAVAAQLGRTPRGMRAVAARCPGGHPAVVLTSPRLEDGTPFPTLYYLTCSRLTSLVSRLEGAGLMKEMTDRLAVDEELAAAYLRAHESYLAERDAIESLGTQVTAGGMPDRVKCLHVHLAHTLAVGRGVNPFGDETLDALAQWWPDGDCASTVENG
- a CDS encoding FtsB family cell division protein is translated as MGEGRGDGRSKGRGTGRAGSSRARSGRAGDSDKTSRDKAARDKAARGGPAGGDRISGGKTGRGVTGGTTKTPAGGTGRGGRDKAPEGKSRGVLGTGKSSGTKPSGAKSARDKAKARRESARAANRRPQSRARTRAGAGTGGAFGMTGTRRAALLAMVVCALALSIAVPLRTYLAQREELREATAEQDALRAEVDRLADRKEQLADPARREIEARQRLHYVRPGETPYVVQLPGDENRTPEDRKPAAGPAKDKAWYEQLWNSVAAK
- the eno gene encoding phosphopyruvate hydratase — its product is MAVIEQVGAREILDSRGNPTVEVEVALDDGTLERAAVPSGASTGEHEAVELRDGDAKRYLGKGVERAVTAVLDEIGPELVGLEAVEQRVVDQKLVDLDGTPDKSRLGANAILGVSLAVAKAAAASSGLELFRYVGGPNAHVLPVPMLNILNGGAHADTDVDIQEFMIAPIGADSFREALRWGTEVYHSLKSVLKGKGLGTGLGDEGGFAPSLSSNRDALDLILQAIEKAGYTPGRDIALALDVAATEFHSDGSYTFEKQQRSSADLIRYYAELLDAYPLVSIEDPLSEDDWDGWVQLTAEVGDRVQIVGDDLFVTNAERLEEGISRKAANALLVKVNQIGTLSETLDAVSLATSYGYKSMMSHRSGETEDTTIADLAVAVGAGQIKTGAPARGERTAKYNQLLRIEEALGDAARYAGDLAFPRFTPEG
- a CDS encoding tetratricopeptide repeat protein: MTDSTFDAFRQAEALLAERRPLDALRALSVVLEVAGDEPSVQLLAGRAYLGSAQFQRAEEAFRKVVDLDPSDYYARFALGRTLQRQSRLTEALAQFRMAAAMNPTPEYQEALGEVSARLAVERDRRPDR
- a CDS encoding lytic transglycosylase domain-containing protein — encoded protein: MVPPPSSSRPPWVRVALVVAALVLLAAGGAYALDALERRPSSGFAIPALDVEPGAAAPATSSGESTTEWTAAVADRTEIPARALRAYVDADRKTRATSPDCRISWATLAGIGRVESHHGTLGGLALGEDGRPSSPIVGIPLDGSPGVRAIEDSDRGVLDGDGRWDRAVGPMQFIPTTWAIYAVRASGDGRPPDPQNIDDAALAAANYLCAAGKDLSTGAGWWQAVMTYNNSVEYGRKVFSGADAYAKAASAPPTT